The sequence GCCAGTTCAGTCACACTGTCGGCGCCTTTCATATGGATCGGTTCGAGATCGATCCCTTCCGTCCGGACGTTCGGATATCCTGCAGGCATGCGGAAATTACCTGCGCACAGAAGCCCGGACACCGATTTCCGGTCCGTTTCCTGCACTTTCCCGAACACTTTCAGGATCTCGTCCTCTTCTTCAATGTGGAACCAGGCGATCGGCGACTCTGTCAGCAGTTCTGCAAGCTGCTCCAGCGACGTGTCGTCCCATTCGATCTTCTGCTGTCTTCCGTCCAGGCAGATCGCTTCATTGCCTTTCTCCAGCCCTTCCCTTACACCAGTGAGCCATTCCTGCCCTGTCTGGCCTCCTGCGCCCTGCGCAATCACCCAGCTGCCGTTATCCGGCCGCACCGGCAGCCGGGCAGGCCGTTCCATATACAGCGGTTTGAGGCGGATCCCTTCCATCGTCTCCGTCTCCAGCGTCTCCACCTTCCTGCCCTTCAGTGACGTTTCCGCTGCGGCTCTCCATTCTTCTGCTGTCGGCCGGCTGAACTCCTGCTGTTTCATCGTATGTATGTCGGACTTGCCCATCATTGTCCCTCCTCGGCTTTTCATGAGTACTGATGAATCCAGTGTACATCATGCTGCACCTGATTGAAAAGAAACCCCCGCGTCCAGTTCATCTTGGCCGGGGGGGTGCATGCTTTTTCAGTAAACGGATGTGTTATCCGGGGAAACAGATTCAAGGATCTCTTTGACGCGTGCCAGGAAGTTTCCGGCGACGAGTCCATCGAGCACCCGGTGGTCGAGCGACAGACACAGGTTGACAATATCACGCACTGCGATCATACCGTTTTCCATGACGACCGGACGTTTGACGATTGATTCCACCTGCAGGATCGCTGCCTGAGGATGGTTGATGATGCCCATCGACTGGACCGAACCGAACGATCCGGTGTTGTTGACAGTGAATGTGCCGCCCTGCATTTCAGCGGACGTCAGTTTTCCGGACCGCACTTTTCCTGCAAGTTCTGAGATTTCGCGGCCGATGCCTTTGATGGTCTTCTCGTCAGCCTGTTTGATGACCGGCACGAACAGCGCATCTTCCGTCGCGACAGCGATCGAGATGTTGACGTCCTTTTTCTGGACGATCTTATCGCCGGCCCACATGGAATTCATCATCGGGAATTCTTTGAGCGCCTGGGATACCGCTTTGACGAAGAATGCGAAGTATGTCAGGTTGAAGCCTTCTTTTTTCTTGAAGTCGGCTTTCAGCGAGTCACGGTACTGCACCAGCTGAGTCACATCGACTTCGACCATCGTCCATGCATGCGGAGCTTCGTGCACGGATTTCAGCATATTGTTTGCGATCGCCCGGCGGACACCGGTTACCGGGATTTCGACATCTCCCGGAGCCGTCGGTACGTTCGCAGTGCCGCTGGCGGCCGGTGCTTTTGCAGCCTGCTGTGCAGGGGCGGATGGAGCCGGTTCTGGCTGTGACGCTGACGATTCTTCTGTTTTCGGCTGCGGTTTTTCACCGCTGTCGATGATGGCCTGGATATCTTTGCGTGTGATCCGCCCGTCACGCCCCGAACCGTCTACGAGCGACAGATCGATATCGTGCTCCTGTGAAAGACGGAGGACGGCCGGTGAATAGCGTCCGGATGCCGCGCCTTTCTCCTTTTTCAAAGGCGTCGACGGCTTCTGTGAACCCGCAGCCGGCATTTCGCTGGCCGGTTCTTCTGCTGCCGGCACTGCTGCCGGTTCATCCGCCTGGGCACCGCCTTCGGTTTCGATCGTACAGACCACTTCACCGACAGCGACCGTCTGTCCTTCTTCGGTGATGATCTCCTTGATGATGCCGCTGAAGGAAGATGGCACTTCCGCTGTCACTTTGTCAGTGTTCACTTCCGCAAGCGAGTCATATTTCTCTACATGGTCTCCTGGTTTCACAAGCCATTTCTCGATAGTCCCCTCGGTGACACTTTCACCGAGCTGGGGCATTTTGATCGATTCGATTGCCACTGGAATTCCCTCCGTCCGTTTTTAAAATTCAGCGAGATCGCGTGCTGCTTTTTCGACTTTATCCGGATTGACCATGAAGAACTTCTCCATTGTCGGCGCATACGGCATCGCCGGGACATCCGGGCCGGCAAGCCGCTGGATCGGCGCGTCGAGATCGAACAGGCAGTTCTCGGAGATGATGGCAGCCACTTCGCTCATGATGCTGCCCTCTTTGTTGTCTTCTGTGACGAGAAGGACTTTCCCTGTTTTCTTCGCTGCTTCGATGATCGCGTCCCTGTCGAGCGGATAGATCGTCCGCAAGTCGAGGATGTGCGCTGAAATTCCGTCTTCTGCAAGCCGTTCAGCAGCCTGCAGCGCAAAGTGGACGCAGAGTCCGTATGTGATGATTGTAATGTCTTCGCCTTCACGCTTGACGTCCGCCTTGCCGATTTCAAGAACATATTCCTCTTCCGGCACTTCTCCTTTGATGAGGCGGTACGCCCGCTTATGCTCGAAGAACAGGACAGGATCCTCGTCGCGGATTGCCGCTTTCAGCAATCCTTTTGCATCATATGGAGTCGACGGAATGACGATTTTAAGTCCCGGTGTGCCGGCAAACATGGATTCCACTGACTGCGAGTGATAAAGCGCGCCGTGGACACCGCCGCCGAAAGGTGCACGGACGACAAGCGGACACGACCAATCATTATTGGACCGGTAGCGGATCTTGGCTGCTTCGGAGACAATCTGATTGACCGCAGGCATGATGAAGTCCGCAAACTGCATCTCTGCGATCGGCCGCATTCCGTACATGGCAGCACCGATCGCTACGCCGGCAATCGCCGATTCGGCCAGCGGCGTATCAAGAGCGCGGTATTCACCATATTTGTCATACAGCCCGGTCGTTGCTTTGAATACGCCGCCTTTGCGGCCGACATCTTCACCCATGACGAAAACGTTCTCGTCACGTTCCATCTCTTCTGCCATGGCGCTGGTAATTGCGTCGATATATGAAATGACCGCCATCAGTCGTTCCCTCCTTGTTCCGCATAGACATGACGGAGCGCATACTCAGGCTCCGCATACGGCGCCTGTTCCGCATAGTCTGTCGCTTCGTTCACTTCTTTCATGATACGCGTCTCGATCTCATCCCGGCTTTCGTCTGTCAGGACTCCTGTCTCTTTCAGGTACGCCTCGAATTTCGGCAGCGGATCAAGTCTGCGTTCCGTCTCCAGTTCTTCAGCATCACGATACAGCCGGTGGTCGTCATCGGACGAGTGGGCTGTGAGACGGTAGCAGACAGCTTCGACAAGGCTCGGACCGTCTCCGCGCCGCGCACGGTCGGCTGCTTCCTTCATGACTTTGTAGACCTCGAGCGGATCTGTGCCGTCCACCGTGACGCCCGGCATGCCATAGCCCGCTGCACGGTCGGATACATGCTCACAGGCGATCTGCTTCTCAAGCGGCACGGAAATCGCATACTTGTTGTTTTCGACCATGATGACTGTCGGCAGCTTATGCACGCCTGCAAAGTTCATGCCTTCATGGAAGTCCCCCTGGTTGGAAGAACCTTCGCCGAGTGTCGAGAATGTAATGAAATCTTCGCCTTTTATCTTCGCGGCAAGCGCGACCCCTACAGCATGGGGCAGCTGTGTCGTAACAGGGGAGGAGCCGGTCAGTATACGGTTTTTGTGCTGCCCGAAGTGTCCGGGCATCTGCCGGCCGCCTGAATTCGGATCTTCCGCCTTGGCGAACGCCGACAGCATAAGATCTTTCGGCGTCATGCCGAAATGGAGAACGACGCCCATATCACGATAATACGGCGCAATCCAGTCCTTGTCTTCGTCGAGCGCGAACGCTGCGCCGATCTGCGCCGCTTCCTGGCCCTGGCAGCTGATGACGAACGGGACTTTCCCTGCCCGGTTCAGCAGCCACATCCGTTCGTCGATCTTTCTCGCCATCAGCATAGTTTCATACATCTTGAGCACATCATCATTTGTGAGACCGAGCTCTTCGTGCCGGTTCGTTGCCATGGTGTTTCCCCCTTTTTGGTTACATGTGGATTGCTTTTCCGTCTACCGCCAATGCCGCTTCCCCGATCACTTCTGATAGGGATGGGTGCGGATGGACTGTTTCCGCGATCTCCCAAGGCGTCGCATCCAGCACCATCGCAAGCCCCGCCTCGGAAATCATGTCCGTCACACCGGCGCCGATCATATGGACGCCGAGGACATCATCTGTCGCTTCGTCTGCGACGATTTTGACGAATCCGTCCGCTTTGCCGTTGACTAGCGCCTTGCCGACCGCCTGGAATGGGAACTTCCCGATTTTCACTGAGTAGCCGCGGTCTTTCGCCTGCTGCTCGGTGATTCCGACGCTTGCCGCTTCGGGACTCGAGTAGATGCAGCGGGAAATCTTTTCATAATCCATCGGTGCAGGTGACTGGTTGGCAATATGTTCGACTGCCGCAATCCCTTCGTGGGAAGCGACATGGGCAAGCTGGAGACCGCCGATGCAGTCGCCGATCGCATAGATATGACTTTCTTTCGTCTGGAACGTGGGCAGTGTCTTAATATAGCCCTTCTCGATTTCGATATCCGTATTCTCGATCCCGATGCCTTCCGTATTTGCCTGACGGCCGACGGAGACCAGCATTTTCTCCGCCGTGAATGTCTGCTGATCGCCGCCTGTTTCCGCGGAGATCGTAACACTGTTTTCGGACTTCTCGATTGTATCCGGCAGCACTTTTGCCCCGGTGACGAAACGGATGCCCTTTTTCTCGAGCAGTTTCTTCATCTCTTTCGAAATGTCCGCATCCTCCGTCGGCAGGATCCGGTCAGCGTATTCGACGACAGTCACTTCCACACCGAAATCATTCAGCATGGATGCCCATTCGATTCCGATGACACCCCCGCCGATGATCAGCATCGACGCGGGAAGTGATTCCATGGCAAGCGCCCCATCCGATGACAGCACCTGCTGTTCATCCAGTTCAAGGCCCGGCAGCGTACGCGGGCGGGACCCGGTGGCAAGTACCAGATTTTTGAGGATGAGCATCTCATTTTCCTCTCCGTTGTTCATCTCCACCGAGATGGTTCCCGGCATCGGCGAGAAGATGGACGGTCCGAGCATCCGGCCGGTCCCTTCGTAGACATCGATCTTGCCTTTCTTCATGAGACCCTGCACACCTTTGTACAACTGGTCGACGATCGACTGTTTCCGCTGCTGGACCGCCTGGAAATCGAGTGAGACACGTTCCGTGCGCACACCGAAATCTCCGGCTTTCTCTTTTGCCAGCTGGAACACTTCCGCACTTTTCAGAAGTGCTTTGCTCGGAATGCAGCCTCTGTGCAGGCAAGTGCCGCCGAGTTTCCCCTTTTCAACAAGCGCCGTTTTCAGACCGAGCTGGGCGGAACGGATTGCGGCGACATATCCGCCGGTCCCTCCTCCGAGTATCACTACGTCATATTCTTGAGCCATCGTGTGCTGCCTCCTGTTCTATACTGGGATACGTCTTCGCTTCCTCTTCACCGGTGAGAACACGGATTGCCCCTTCTGCAAGGGCCTGCAATTCGTCTTCCCCCGGATAGACGGCGACTTCTGCGATCCACTCGATATAGTTCCTGATCTCTTCCACAAATCCTCTGCCGTATGCAAGTCCGCCCGTCAGGATGATGGCATCCGCTTTCCCGCGAAGCACCGCAGCGGCACTGCCGACTTCTTTTGCGACCTGATAGGCCATCGCATCGTAGACACGTTTCGCTTCCTCATCACCTGCTGCAATCCGTTTCTCAACCTGCACTGCATCATTCGTGCCCAAATACCCTGTCATACCGCCTTGGCCTACGAGCATCTCCATCACTTCCTGACGGTAATACTTGCCGGAAAAACAAATATCGACAAGGTCCCCGGCCGGGACGGTCCCTGCCCGTTCCGGACTGAATGGTCCGTCCCCGTGCAGGCCGTTGTTGACATCGATCACATTGCCGTACTCATGGGCACCGACAGTGATACCGCCGCCCATATGGACGACGATCAGTTTCAGATCACTGTAATTCCTGCCTGTATCCTTGGCATAGCGCCTGGCGACCGCTTTCTGGTTCAGCGCATGGAAGATCGAATGCCGTTCCAGCAGTTTGAATCCAGACAGCCGGGCGACCGGCTGCAGTTCGTCCACGACGACCGGGTCCACGATGAACGCGGGGATCCCTTCTGCCGAGGCGATCTCGTTCGCGAGGATGCCGCCGAGATTCGAGGCGTGCTGGCCGGAAACGCCCCGCTTCAGATCTTCCAGCATCTGTCCGTCGACACGGTACGTACCGCCGGCGATCGGGCGGAGCAGTCCGCCGCGCCCGACAACTGCAGCAAGGGCTGCTGTGCTGATTCCATGGTCGGCGAGCGACCGGATGATCAGTTCTTTCCGGAAGCCGTACTGCGCGGTGACATTGGGAAACGGTGCAAGTTCTTCAGTCGAATGACGCAGGGTTTCTTCCATTATCAGCCGGCCGTCATCAAACACCCCGATTTTTGTTGACGTCGATCCTGGATTGATCGTCAATATTGTCATTCCTGAAGCAGCCATGGCCATTTTCTCCTTTCGCGGTACACGTGTCCGGCAGGTCTGTTACTTGCGCCGCGACAGAACGCTTTTTTCATTTTGCAGGAACTGATTGCGCGCTTTCGCGACACGCTCGATCCGTTCTTCGGCCAGACGGTCAGCTGCCACGTATGACGGAATGCTGTCCCGCTTGGAAATTGCAAAGATCTTTTCGATTGTCTGGTAGATCGTGTCGACTTTCTTAAGAGCACGTTCACGGTTGTAGCCATCCAGTTCGTCCGCGACGTTGATGACGCCGCCTGAGTTGATGACATAGTCCGGTGCGTAGACGATACCCATCTCATGGATTCTGTCTCCGTGTTCCGGATTTTTCAGCTGGTTGTTCGCCGATCCTGCGATCACTTTCGCTTTCAGCTGCGGAATCGTGTCGTCGTTGATGACCGCGCCGAGTGCGCATGGCGAGAAGATGTCCGCGTCCTGGCTGTAGATCTCATCGATGTCGACTGCTGTTGCGCCGAAGTTGTCGACTGCGCGCTGGACCGCGTCCTGGTTGATGTCTGTGACGATCAGTTTCGCGCCTTCTTTGTGGAGGTATTCGCACATTGTGTACGCGACATTTCCGACGCCTTGGACAGCAACCGTTTTATCCTTCAGGGAATCGCTGCCGAATGCTTCTTTCGCTGCTGCCTTCATGCCTTTGTAGACGCCGAGTGCAGTGATCGGCGATGGGTTGCCTGAGGAACCGAATTCAGCGGAGACACCCGTGACATAGTCCGTTTCCAGATGGATGAGGTCCATGTCCTCTTCTGTTGTGCCGACGTCCTCCGCTGTTATATAGCGCCCGTTCAGCCCTTCGATGAAACGGCCGAATGCGCGGAACATCTCATCGTTCTTGTCGGTTTTCGGATTGCCCATGATGACGGCCTTGCCGCCGCCGAGGTTCAGTCCGGCTGCAGCATTCTTGTATGTCATGCCGCGCGCAAGACGGAGTGCGTCTTCGATCGCTTCTTCTTCGCTGTCATATGTCCACATACGTGTTCCGCCGAGTGCCGGTCCGAGTGTCGTGTCATGGATGGCGATGAATGCTTTCAAGCCTGTTGTCTTGTCCTGGCAGATCACAAGCTGTTCGTAGTCATAAGTTTCCATATATTTCATGATTTCCATTTTAGTTTCCTCCGTTTTCGGTTTGATTTTTGCTGACAAGCAAGGCGAGTGCCAGCGAGTTCAGTTTTGTTTCGGCACTGTCCGCCCTGGATGTCATGACAATCGGAGCGGCTGCCCCTTGGATCATGCCGCCTACTTTCGCTTTCGCGAAATAGGTGAGCGACTTGTAGAGCATATTCGCGGATTCGAGGTTCGGTGCGACCAGGATATCCGCTTTCCCTGCGGCCGGTCCTGTCAGCCCTTTATGCAGGGCCGCTTCTGTTGAAATTGCGTTGTCGAGTGCCATCGGCCCGTCCACTATGCAATTGTCCAGCTGCCCTCGCTGATTCATCATCGTCAAGGCAGCAGCATCCAAAGTCGCCTGCATGGCAGGATTGACGGCTTCCACGGCAGCGAGCGGAACGGCGACCGGCAGCTCAAGTCCGCACGCCCGGGCGACTGTAACTGCATTCCGGATGATCTGCGCTTTCGTCTCCAGGTCCGGCAGAAGACTCATCGCCGAATCCGTAAGGTAGATCAACTTGTCATACCCGGGTATCTCGAATGCCGCTACATGCGACAGTACATTTCCGCTGCGCAGCCCGCCTTCTTTCTTGAGAGCGGCCTTCATGAGGGAAGCCGTCGGGAGATTCCCTTTCATGAGAACCTGCGCCTCGCCGGATGAGACGGATTGCACAGCCATCGCGGCCGCATTGTCCCGTCCTGCTGCCTGGATGAACTCCACATCAGGATGGCCGATCAGTTCGGGTGTATGCTTGCGGACCATTTCATTGAGTTCCTGTCCGTCATCGAACAGCTTGAATGCAGCCAGCCCTCTGGATACGGCGTGTTCCACAGCTTCCAGAACATCCTGGTCGGCTGCACAAGCAACCGCAGTGCATGGCCTGCCCGGCAGCTCCGCTGCACGTCTGACCACTTCAGCGAGCGTTTTCATCCGATCCCCCCATTTCCATCAAATCAGTTTGTACTTCTCCAGTTTGTAGTAAAGCGATCGCAGCGAGATGCCGAGCTTATCGGCAGCGGCGACTTTTTGGCCGCCGTTCTCTTTCAAAGCCGTTTCCAGCAGTAATTTTTCATGGGCTTCCATGAGGGAAGCGAGTGTCCGCTTTTCAGGAAGTGTCTGTGCTGCTGTCAGTTCACTCCCTGAGGACAGGGCGCGGATGATATCCTCTTCATCCAGAATATCAGATCCGGGTTCGGACAGGATCATTGCACGGCTCAGCACGTTCTCCAGCTCCCGGACATTCCCTGGCCATTCGTAGGACTGGAGGCGCTTCAGGGCGCTGCCGGTCAGGGAATGGACAGCCATCCCGAACTCCTGGTTCAGCATGGCAAGCAGCACTTCCGTCATTTCTGGGATATCACCGGAGCGTGCCCGCAGGCTCGGGATGCGGATGGATATCCGGGTCAGCTGGAAATAGAGTTCCTCACTCAGCGTACCGCCGTGGACCGCCCGCTCCAGGTTCGCAGATGACGAGGCGATGATCCTCATGCCAAGCTGTCTCGGCTGTCCAGCTGCCGTGACCCTGCCTGACTCGAGATATTCCAGCAGACTCTCTTGGATTTCCGGTTTCAGGTCCGTGATTTCATCCAGGAACAGGGTGCCTGACAATTCATCAGTCTGTAATTTGGAATGGATGAGAGCCAATTCGACAGAATCCATATCAAGTGAACTGCATGACACACGGATGAAATCGCTTTCATGCCGGTTGCTGCCAGTATGGATAGCATGGGCGAACAGCCCTTTGCCTGTTCCCGGCTCCCCGCGCAGCATGACAGGGATTTCACAGCCGGCAGCTATCTTTGCCTGGCTGACTGCAATTGTCAGATCTTCGTCCCCGCCGATAATGTCATCGAATGTATAAGAGGATTCAAGGTCACGGATCATCGCTTTCGCCTGATCCAGCTGTCTCATCAAGCTGCGCATTTCGGTGATATCGTGGATGACCCCGACGCTTCCCTTCACTTCTTCGTCGACGATGATCGGAGCGACATTGACAATGACATCACGGTTATTCTCTCCGATTTTCATCTTGACTCCGCGCACCGGCCGCTCGGTCTCGAGCACTTTCATATGGATGCTTTCACCTGAACTTATGTCAGCTGTCGCCGGCTTGCCGATCACTTCTTTTTCCGACAGGCCGGTAAGCCGGGTGTACGCAGGGTTGACCAGAATACCGAGGCCATTCGAGTCGACAACCGAAATAGCATCGTCACTGGAATGGATAATCGCTTCAAGCATCGTTTTCACACGCTTCAAGTCCGTGATCTCTTCAGCGGTTTCAATAACATCTGTAATCTCCTTGAACACGGCGAATGCGCCGGCAGTGGTGCCATCTGCCAGGGTGATCGGATAACGGGAGCTTAAAATATCCAGCCCGTTCGGCAGCTGCAGCTTGACGTTCACTTCCCCGTGTCCGCTGTTCGCAACTTCCAAAAGCCGCGAAGACGGAATTACTGACGAGATCGGTTTCCCTGCCGCTTTTCCTAAAGGGATACCGAGCATTTTGGAAGCGCTGTCATTAAAGAGCTGAATTATTCCGTTCCTGTCGATTCCGATCATTCCTTCCTCGACAGAATGGAAAATCGCCTCGTATGTAAAACTTTTTGACAGGATCGTCTGCAAATGTGTAATCTCCCTCTCGATCAGCCGGAAATATAATGTGCTGATCTCTTCAGGAAAGACAGTAATACCAGGAAACCGCTGTGCTGATTCGGCGGCATCCATTCCCGAGAAAACAAACGCGGTCTGTACGTCATCTGTTAAAACAGCCGAAGGATCGGTGTCATACGCAATGGAATGGCGTGCAGCAAAACTCCGTGCCTCAGCCGAATCTTCCCGGCTGGCAATAGCAGTGATCCGGCAGAAGTCCGATTGGATGATCTTTTGCAAAATGTTCAGCTGCTGGTCATTCGGATCTATCACAACGATGTTTTGCAAAGTCATTCAATCTCCTTCCCTCACTGTGCAATCTTTTGCATTTCCCATTTATCATACCGCATCTTCTCGTTCTTGACAATCCTTCGGCAGCAGGTAAAATGAAATACGAATGGAGGAGATCATATGGCACGTTTAGCCGCCTTCATAGTCCTGATCGTACCGGGCATTGCAGCAGCTCTCGGCATTAAACTGATGCGTGATGCTATCTTTGGTGTACTATTCAATCCCTTCCCATACATATGGCTGCAATTTATTGCAGGTTTGGTCCTTCTGGCTGCGGGTATCGGCTTCTTTGCTGGATTCCTGTTCCGCCGTGATCAGCGTAAAGGACGCATTCCGAAGAAAAAACAATGAAAAAGGCTGCCCCGGATAACAAAGTTATCCGGGGCAGCCTTTTTCAGTTTGACGGCCGGCCGCTTGCAATCATTTGCAAAAGCGGCCGGGATAGTCGGTGATCCAGCCATGGATGTACGCCGGCGGATCCTCTATGAAGGGTTCCGTCCCGTCCACACCGTATATCCTGATCGGCCGATCTGCCGCCTGCCATTGCTCGGCATAGGTATCGGTCAGCATCCGTTTATGGAAGTGGAATGCATCCGCGGCAGGATAATCTGCCAGCGACTTTTCCTTCAGCACAGCCTTTTTCAGCAGAAATGCAGTTTCCATCGACGGCTCCAGTTCCTTCGCTTTCACGATCAGTGAATAATCGAAAGAAGACAGATGGACATCATCCAGCACTGCCAGCTGATTCAGCAGAGCCTGCAGGCAGTCCGGATTTTCCGAAATCGTCTCTTTCATTTCAACATTGAGTCCGATCGGCTCCATGAGGGCGAAGGTGATGACTTTCGACAGCCTCGGTATATGAAAGCCCCTGAATTTACGGGTGAACCGTCTGCCTATCTGCACTTGGTCGATATCGGCCGCTTCCATATCGGAAATCCGGCATCGGATGCCTGCCAGCCTGACAAGATCCGGATCATGGATGACAAAGAACACACCGTCCTTCGACAGCTGGACGTCCAGCTCGATTCCGTCTGCGCCTTCCTCCGCCGCCCCGCGGAATGCCTCCATCGTATTTTCAAAGTACGCGCCGGACGCCCCCCGGTGCGCATAGACTCTCGGCCTGTTTCCGAGCTCCATGGACTCAGCCCCTTTCATATGCCGCTTCTAAATATTCAGCACACCATCCGTCAGCTCAAAGACCCCTCTTGTCGGAGAGGTGAGAACTGTCGATTTCGCACCCACCTGGATTGTAACGCCTGCATTCGCTTCTTTCGTGATTTCTATCTTTGGCCGGACCGCTGTTTTTATCGTATGCAGCTTTTTCTGTATGATTCCATCCAGCGCGAATACTTCGTCAGTATTCGTGCGGATCATCTGCTGGATCTTATCATACGCCTCACGCTGCGGAGGTGGCAGTGTGTCTTTCATCGGTTCCAGGGGATCTGCATGACTTTCAAGGGTGGTGATCTGTTTCTGCAAATCTTTGATGGTCTGTGCGAGCTGCTGGATTTCGATATGGAGAGCCTCTTTATCAATACCGCATGCTATGAGTTCCGTACTCCGTTCATGATGATTTCCTGCATATGCGCATTCGATCAGGTATACACTCTCCGTTTTGCCGCCGATGATCTTGCCTTTGTGGCGATCGACATGGACGTAATCTGCTGCTACATGGGAGCCGAGTATATACAGCCCGGCCTGGACAGTGTGGGCGAACAGGCAGCAGTCGTTTGCGTGTTTGATGAATATCGTGCCGCTTGCCTCCAAAACGGTCGAACCGCCGCCGAAGACTCCGCCCTGTATGTAGATATCCGCCTGTTCGGAGCGGATTTCTTTTGCATTCGTGACCCCTTCTTTGGCACCTACCGATATATCTCCTGTTGCATTGACACTGTATCCTGCCAGGACAGTTCCGGAAATGATGACTGTGCCGTCAAAGGTGACAGACCCTGTCTCCGGGCCGACATCCCCGTCGATCATCAGCTGCCTGCCGACCCCGACGATCTGATTGTGATAGTCAAGAACGCCGCCATGGATGGCGCGCAGGACGGTTCTGCCGTCTTCCTCGATTTCTTCCACGGATTTACGGTCATAGACCAACTTGGCATCCAATCCACGTTTCGCCTGGATTTGGCCGCCTGTAACATCCCATCCCGAGCTACCTTCCTGTGCCGGCAGTTTCTCTCCAAGCCAGTCCCCTTTTTTTATATGTTTGACAAAATTCATTTCATAATAGTTGGCTGATCCGTCCTCCCGGATGACGGGACGTCTTTCAGGTGCTTCTATGTATGTGAGCTGAGCGTCTCTGCCTTTGACCGGCTCTGTACCTTTAGCTGCCAGGATGGTCTGCCTGGGCTTGACGGCATCCCAATCGATCGGGCAGCGGCCATGAATGATCCGTGACTCATCAAGCAGCCGGTCCACATAGGCCGGCAGCGATTGCTTTCTCTCAGCAAGCTCTT comes from Sporosarcina trichiuri and encodes:
- a CDS encoding dihydrolipoamide acetyltransferase family protein yields the protein MAIESIKMPQLGESVTEGTIEKWLVKPGDHVEKYDSLAEVNTDKVTAEVPSSFSGIIKEIITEEGQTVAVGEVVCTIETEGGAQADEPAAVPAAEEPASEMPAAGSQKPSTPLKKEKGAASGRYSPAVLRLSQEHDIDLSLVDGSGRDGRITRKDIQAIIDSGEKPQPKTEESSASQPEPAPSAPAQQAAKAPAASGTANVPTAPGDVEIPVTGVRRAIANNMLKSVHEAPHAWTMVEVDVTQLVQYRDSLKADFKKKEGFNLTYFAFFVKAVSQALKEFPMMNSMWAGDKIVQKKDVNISIAVATEDALFVPVIKQADEKTIKGIGREISELAGKVRSGKLTSAEMQGGTFTVNNTGSFGSVQSMGIINHPQAAILQVESIVKRPVVMENGMIAVRDIVNLCLSLDHRVLDGLVAGNFLARVKEILESVSPDNTSVY
- a CDS encoding alpha-ketoacid dehydrogenase subunit beta produces the protein MAVISYIDAITSAMAEEMERDENVFVMGEDVGRKGGVFKATTGLYDKYGEYRALDTPLAESAIAGVAIGAAMYGMRPIAEMQFADFIMPAVNQIVSEAAKIRYRSNNDWSCPLVVRAPFGGGVHGALYHSQSVESMFAGTPGLKIVIPSTPYDAKGLLKAAIRDEDPVLFFEHKRAYRLIKGEVPEEEYVLEIGKADVKREGEDITIITYGLCVHFALQAAERLAEDGISAHILDLRTIYPLDRDAIIEAAKKTGKVLLVTEDNKEGSIMSEVAAIISENCLFDLDAPIQRLAGPDVPAMPYAPTMEKFFMVNPDKVEKAARDLAEF
- a CDS encoding thiamine pyrophosphate-dependent dehydrogenase E1 component subunit alpha, with translation MATNRHEELGLTNDDVLKMYETMLMARKIDERMWLLNRAGKVPFVISCQGQEAAQIGAAFALDEDKDWIAPYYRDMGVVLHFGMTPKDLMLSAFAKAEDPNSGGRQMPGHFGQHKNRILTGSSPVTTQLPHAVGVALAAKIKGEDFITFSTLGEGSSNQGDFHEGMNFAGVHKLPTVIMVENNKYAISVPLEKQIACEHVSDRAAGYGMPGVTVDGTDPLEVYKVMKEAADRARRGDGPSLVEAVCYRLTAHSSDDDHRLYRDAEELETERRLDPLPKFEAYLKETGVLTDESRDEIETRIMKEVNEATDYAEQAPYAEPEYALRHVYAEQGGND
- the lpdA gene encoding dihydrolipoyl dehydrogenase, whose product is MAQEYDVVILGGGTGGYVAAIRSAQLGLKTALVEKGKLGGTCLHRGCIPSKALLKSAEVFQLAKEKAGDFGVRTERVSLDFQAVQQRKQSIVDQLYKGVQGLMKKGKIDVYEGTGRMLGPSIFSPMPGTISVEMNNGEENEMLILKNLVLATGSRPRTLPGLELDEQQVLSSDGALAMESLPASMLIIGGGVIGIEWASMLNDFGVEVTVVEYADRILPTEDADISKEMKKLLEKKGIRFVTGAKVLPDTIEKSENSVTISAETGGDQQTFTAEKMLVSVGRQANTEGIGIENTDIEIEKGYIKTLPTFQTKESHIYAIGDCIGGLQLAHVASHEGIAAVEHIANQSPAPMDYEKISRCIYSSPEAASVGITEQQAKDRGYSVKIGKFPFQAVGKALVNGKADGFVKIVADEATDDVLGVHMIGAGVTDMISEAGLAMVLDATPWEIAETVHPHPSLSEVIGEAALAVDGKAIHM
- the buk gene encoding butyrate kinase; this translates as MAASGMTILTINPGSTSTKIGVFDDGRLIMEETLRHSTEELAPFPNVTAQYGFRKELIIRSLADHGISTAALAAVVGRGGLLRPIAGGTYRVDGQMLEDLKRGVSGQHASNLGGILANEIASAEGIPAFIVDPVVVDELQPVARLSGFKLLERHSIFHALNQKAVARRYAKDTGRNYSDLKLIVVHMGGGITVGAHEYGNVIDVNNGLHGDGPFSPERAGTVPAGDLVDICFSGKYYRQEVMEMLVGQGGMTGYLGTNDAVQVEKRIAAGDEEAKRVYDAMAYQVAKEVGSAAAVLRGKADAIILTGGLAYGRGFVEEIRNYIEWIAEVAVYPGEDELQALAEGAIRVLTGEEEAKTYPSIEQEAAHDGSRI
- a CDS encoding Leu/Phe/Val dehydrogenase codes for the protein MEIMKYMETYDYEQLVICQDKTTGLKAFIAIHDTTLGPALGGTRMWTYDSEEEAIEDALRLARGMTYKNAAAGLNLGGGKAVIMGNPKTDKNDEMFRAFGRFIEGLNGRYITAEDVGTTEEDMDLIHLETDYVTGVSAEFGSSGNPSPITALGVYKGMKAAAKEAFGSDSLKDKTVAVQGVGNVAYTMCEYLHKEGAKLIVTDINQDAVQRAVDNFGATAVDIDEIYSQDADIFSPCALGAVINDDTIPQLKAKVIAGSANNQLKNPEHGDRIHEMGIVYAPDYVINSGGVINVADELDGYNRERALKKVDTIYQTIEKIFAISKRDSIPSYVAADRLAEERIERVAKARNQFLQNEKSVLSRRK